In Desulfobacter hydrogenophilus, the genomic stretch TCGGTAGTCAGCATAACAGAGGCAACAGAGGCTGCGTTCTGCAGGGCAAATCGAACCACTTTCTTAGGATCAATAACACCAGCTTCAATAAGGTCTTCGTATACGTCGGTTCTGGCGTTGTACCCAAATGCACCGTCCGCCTCTTTAACTTTATTGATGACAACAGACCCTTCAACACCTGCGTTGTCAGCAATCTTGCGCAGGGGCCATTCAATGGCCTTGGCAATAACATTAACACCCAGTTTTTCTTCACCGTCCACATCAAGGGAATCAAGGGAAGGAATGCATCTAACCAGGGCCACACCGCCGCCAGGAACAATGCCTTCTTCAACAGCTGCACGAGTTGCATTTAACGCATCTTCCACGCGGGCTTTCTTTTCTTTCATTTCAGTTTCAGTGGCAGCACCGACATTAATTACAGCCACACCGCCGACCAGTTTAGCCAGACGTTCCTGCAGTTTTTCACGGTCATAATCAGAAGAAGTTTCATCAATTTGGGCACGAATTTGTTTTACGCGGCCTTCAAGGGCTTCTCTGGCTCCGGCACCGTCAACAATAGTGGTATTATCTTTGTCAATGGTGATTGTCTTGGCCTGGCCAAGATCCTGAAGAGTAATATTTTCCAGTTTGATGCCGATATCTTCGGAAACAACCTGACCGCCGGTGAGGATAGCAATATCTTCCAGCATGGCCTTTCTTCTATCACCAAAACCGGGCGCTTTCACAGCAGCCACATTCAGGGTGCCGCGCAGTTTATTAACAACCAGAGTAGCCAAGGCTTCGCCTTCTACGTCCTCTGCAACGATAACAAGGGGCTTACCTGTTTTTGCAATCTCTTCCAGAACAGGAAGCAAATCTTTCATCGAGGCTACTTTTTTATCGCAGATCAGGACAAAAGGATTTTCCAGGTAAGCAACCATTTTTTCTGTATCGGTTGCGAAATAGGGAGAAAGATATCCGCGGTCAAACTGCATACCTTCAACAACATCAAGGGTGGTATCCATGGATTTGGCTTCTTCAACGGTGATAACACCTTCTTTACCCACTTTATCCATGGCTTCAGCAATGATGTTACCAATGGTTTCATCATTGTTGGCGGAGATGGTGCCGACCTGGGCGATTTCGTTCTGATCTTTGGTAGGTTTAGCAAAAGACTCAAGGGTTTCAATGACCTTGGCAACCGCCTTGTCAATACCTCTTTTGATTCCCATGGGGTTGTTGCCGGCAACAACCAGACGCTGACCTTCTTCGTAAATTGCCCGGGCAAGGACAGTGGCGGTGGTGGTACCGTCACCAGCCATATCAGATGTTTTTGAAGATACCTCTTTAACCATCTGGGCACCCATGTTTTCAAACTTATCTTCGAGGTCGATCTCTTTGGCAACAGTTACGCCGTCTTTGGTAACAGTGGGAGAGCCCCAGGATTTATCAATAACAACGTTTCTTCCTTTGGGACCAAGGGTAACAGTTACTGCGTCAGCAAGCGCCTGGACGCCTTTGAGCATAGCTTCACGTGCTTTGGCATCGTACTTAATTTCTTTAGCCATTGTATTTTATCTCCGTCAATTTATTTCATTAAATTCTATTGAAGTCTGTATTAACTTAAGCCTAACACCCTGAAATAAAAAATACGTTTCAGGGTTTAACAAACATTAGTCAACAACGCCCAGGACATCGTCCTGGCGCATAATCAGATAATCAATTCCGTCAACTTTGACTTCCGTACCACCGTATTTACTGAACAATACGCGATCACCAACTTTCACGTCCATGGGAAGAAGCTTTCCGTCTTCGCCCATACGCCCGTTACCGGTTGCAACCACTTTACCTTCAGCAGGTTTTTCCTTTGCTGTGTCCGGGATAATGATACCGCCTTTGGTTTTTTCATTTTCTTCAACACGTTCAACAAGAATTCTGTCGCTCAATGGTCTGAAACTCATGATACAATTCTCCTTTAATTATTAAAGTTAGGCATTAAATTTTATTTTTGAATTAAGTCAATTTGTTAAGCAAATCATCATCTACTTAGAATCTGATGTAGAATCTGACTTTTCTGACTTTTCTGACTTTTCTGATTTTGCGGATGATTGTTCATTAGGCGTAGAACCTGTCTTGGTTCCACCGTAATCCGTTACATACCATCCGGATCCTTTAAGGTGAAAGGTGCTTTGGGAAATAATCTTTTTTAGTTTACCATTGCACCTGGGACAAACTTCCAAGGGGGACTCCGAAATTTTCTGAAAAACCTCTTCTATATGTCCGCACCCACTACATTGGTACTCGTAAACCGGCATTTTTGTTTTTCCTTCCTCTAAATTGCTGAAACCGCTTATTTTGCGGGACTCCTTGCTTGAAAAACAAAACTAAAATAATAAGTCTTTTTTCCTTGTCAAGGATGTGCCCTTAAAATTTTTAAGGATATTCCTATTTAAATTTGTCAATACCATTTTGCATAAAATTCAAAAACTTGTAATATCCCAGACACAGTTTGGGGTGCAATAATATCGTGGGTAATTCCATGCACTTTTTTTTCTTCTTCCAAGGTCACCTCTGCTTCACAGGCGTTTTCATAGCGATGCTCAAACCTGGCAAACCGTACTACATGGACAAGCTCATGAACCAAGATATATAAAAGAAAAGGAGCAAGACAAATCTTAGATTGTTCTGCAATAAATGAAACAATCGCAGGATCCTGGATACAGACATGATAGAGGCTAAAAACCGAAGAGCATAGCGACCGGTCCTGATGACGACCTTCATACTTAAGCACCTGGGCAAAAGGGCCTTCTACCCGCTCATGGGGATCCAGATTTCTGGCCGTTTTAATATCATATCTATTTTTAAGCCATTGGGAGGATGACAACTTAAAATAATTGTATACCATCTCCTCGGCCCGCAGTGCTGCAGTAGCCACCTGTTCAAGTTCACTCTCATTAAAAAACCGTGCCATTTAAACGACTGCTCCATGCAACAAAAGAATGGACACTTAATTTAAAACTATGCTATAGTCAAAATTTAGCAAATAAAATGATCGTTTTACTAATTTAAAAGGAGGTGATTTTTTTGGGCAGCGTCATAAAGAAGAGAAGAAAAAAAATGCGCAAGCATAAACATAGAAAGCTCCTTGCCAAAACCAGGCATCAAAGAAAGAAAAAATAGGTTCTAAAGAAATTGGATTTGCCTTTTTCTTTCCTAAGCCCGTGGGGAGTATTGAGTTGTATCAACTCAGCTCAATACTCATATCCCACATATCCAAATCTCTTACTCTTAATCTGAACTTTGCTTAAAATACTTCATCAACTCTGAATCCGTTGACAAAATAACAGTACTGTCCTTTTCAAGCGTCTTTTCATACAGTTCCATACTCTTCACAAACGCATAAAATTCAGGATCCTGACCATATGCGGCTGAATAGATCCGAGTAGCCTTGGCATCAGCCTTACCCTTTATTTCCTGGGCCTGCTTATACGCCTGGGATCTGATAACCTGCAGATCTCGTTCTTTTTCTCCTCTGATATTGCTGGCCTCACCTTCACCTTCGGCCCTGAATTTTTCTGCAATCTGATTTCTTTCGGCAATCATCCGGTCATATACAGAACTGCGGACACTGTCGATATAATTAATTCTCTTAATCTTAACATCCACAACCTGAATTCCGAAATCCGTTAATTTTTCCCGGGCCTGTTTTTCTATCTGACGGGCAATTTCAGCCCGCCCTAAATCCACACGGTAACGAACCATCCGTTTAGGCGTTTCTTCACCGTCCTGGGCCCCCTGCTCCTGGATAGCATCAAACGTATCCATGGGGCGATCTGTGTTCCTCACACTTTCAACAAGCGAGTATGAGGAAATCAAATCACGCATGGCCGGATCAATAATATCGTCCAGCCTTTTAAGCCCAGAGAATTCATCTTTCACCGTCTGGAAATATACAATAGGATCACTGATCCGCCATCGGGCAAAGGCATCCACCCAGATATATGTTTTATCCTTTGTGGGAATCTGTCCCGGATCTCCGTCCCACTCAAGCAAATTTTTGGGGAAATAATTCACCTTCTGGATAAATGGAACTTTGAACTTTAATCCCGGTGTTTTCTTCGCATCACCCACAATACGTCCGAACTGGGTGATAACCACCTGTTCAGTTTCATCTATCACATAAGCAGAATTATATAGAACCAGAGCTGCAACGACTGCAACTGCGAGCAAAACGGCACTTACCCTTCCCATATTTTTATTTATACCTTCCATACCTATTCACCTTTCTGAAGGGTTTGACCTGACAATTTAGCCCCCATATTTAAAAACGGCAGCAAGTTTTTCTGATCTGAATCAATGATATATTTATTTTCCAGTTTGGGCAGAATCTCAAGCATGGCTTCCAGATACATCCGTTTTCGGGTCACATCCTTTGCCTTGGCATACTCATCATAGATGGCCTTGAATTTGGTAGCGTCACCCTGGGCACGGTTCACCCGATCAATGGCATACCCTTCGGCATCTTTGATCAGACGCTTAGCTTCGCCCCGGGCCAGGGGAATCGCCTTGTTGTAGTCTTCCCGGGCTTTATATATAGTCTGCTCCTTTTTCTGAGTGGCCTGGTTAACCTCATTAAAGGAGTCTTGCACCGGTTCCGGCACATTGGTTTTTTTCATTTCAATATTGACGATACCGATCCCGGCTTGTGCATTGTTCATTTCCTTTTGAAGCATTTCCTTGGCCACATTAGCAATCTCTGCGCGGCTTGAAATGACCTCATTAATGCTTCTGTCTCCCACAACCATTCTCATGGTTGCTTCGGACATATCCTTTAAAAGAGATCTGACATCTTTTACATTAAAAAGATACGCCTTGGGGTCAGATCTGCGGTACTGAACAATCCAGGGAACAACGGCAACATTAAGGTCGCCTGTGAGCATTAAAGATGCATCCTGCTTGGAAGATTCCACAGACGAAGGATAGGAACCGCCGCCGTTGTAAGTTTTAAATCCAAACTCTTCGGTTTCAACCTGCCGGACATTCACCTTAGTCACCTTTTCTATGCCTGCGGGCATCTTGAAATTCAGGCCGGGCTGGGCCAAACGAGTATACTTCCCGAAACGCTGAATCACCCCGACCTCACTTCGACCAACGGTAAACACGGTGGAGACGCCTATCAACACAACGATAATAATAATACCAACAAAAAAGATGCCGGAAAACTTAAACTCCTTAAATTTGTTTAGCAGGTCATCCATCTGGGGCGGTGTAGGCATTCCAGGTCCTCCTCCGCCTTGTTTTTGTTCATACTTTTTCTGATTTTCTCGAAGTTTTTCCCAATCCCAATTCATAAAATTATATCCTGTTTAATGAATGACCAATTTGATAATAAGCACTGTATCCATTGGTGCGCTTGAATATTTTATATAGGCAAAATATTACTCTAATTATAAGAATCAAGGTTAAAAGGCAATATTTATTTGGAACACCTCCTTTGTCCAAGGATCTCAGGCAAGCTTGAAATAAGATTGGACTGCACCGCAGATTCCCTATCCTCTAATATTATGCTATGACATTATCGAAACAGAATAAAATATCAATTGGGACTTAAGCATGGATAAAAAAGCAGGCACAACACACCTGACCCATATCAGTGACATATTGTCAAAGGCCTTGTCAAAATACAGGCCACCCCAGGAGACAGAAATCACACGGATATGGGAAATATGGGATTTGGCGATAGGAACCTCCATTGCGCAAAATGCCAAACCTGATACATTTAAAAATGGTCAATTGCAGGTAATCGTATCGAGCTCGGTATGGATTCACCAACTCAAATTTCTTGAAAAAGAAATGATTGCGAACCTGAATGCAAGACTGAACACACCTTTAATCACACATCTACGGTTTAAAATTGGAGAAATACACTACTGATCGGTTTTTTGGGGGAAAGTTATCTGTGTTGCAGCCGACAAAGGGCTACCGTTACAGCATGGATCCCTTTGTACTGTGCAGCCAGGTCCCACCCGTCTGTTCCGGTGATCGCATCCTTGATGTAGGCTGCGGTTGCGGTATTATTCCTGTTATCCTGGGATATTGCTTTCCCCAATCCCATATTACAGGCGTTGAAATTCAAAATAAACTTGCTGAAATTGCGCTGAAAAACATCATCAATAATAAACTTGCACAGACGGTATCCATTATTAACGAGGATATTAAGCATATTAATCCTGAATCCACAAACGGACCGTTTGATCTTATCCTGTCAAACCCGCCCTATAAAAAACAAAACACCGGAAGATTAAACCCGGACCTTCAAAAAGCCATCGCCCGCCACGAGATTACCATAAACATCCAGAGTCTTGCCGCAAAAGCAGAAACACTTCTCAGGCACAAGGGCAGATTTATGATAATCTTCCCTTCCGAACGTCTGATAGATATCGAACAGGCAGTGCAGGCAACCTCTATTTATCCGGAGTGGATACGCTATATTCATACTGGGCAAAAAAAAATACCTAAACGTGTTATCTTCTCAGGGCGCAAGAACATAGCCGCCCGAAGACGCATTCTGCCCCCCATTTACCTGTCGTCCGAGAATATCGCTAATATGGATATATTATCCAATTGCATTAATCCTTGACACTTTGGCTAAAAGATACTATTTTACTTGGGTCTTTCGGAGAGGTGACCGAGTTGGCTGAAGGTGCACGCCTGGAAAGCGTGTGTACTCTAACCGGGTACCCGGGGTTCGAATCCCCGCTTCTCCGCCATTTTAAAAGAAGAGCTACTGTAATCACAGTGGCTTTTTTTATTTCATAGTCGCTTTTCGGTGATATCCCCATATCATTATCTGTATAATTTACCAATAACCTGGTAAAAGATTCGGTCATGAATAATAGAATAAAACAAAACAATCTTAAGACACCTGTTGATATAGTGAAAAATCGTTCGCCCCTGTGGAAAAAAATTTTTACCGAGGCAGTGCGTGATCCTTCTGAATTATGCAGACACCTGCAAATTTCAATTGAAAATGTGGACTTAAATCCAAATTTCCCAATGCTTGTGCCTGAACCATTTTTACGACGCATTAAACCGAAAGATCCCTTGGACCCACTTTTACTTCAGGTTCTTCCCAGAAAGGAAGAATCAACTGTAAGTCCGGATTTTACAACCGACCCTGTTGGTGAGAATGGGAACTTAAGCCCTGAAGGCACCCTGTCCAAGTACCACGGTCGTTCTCTTATCGTAACAGGCAAGGCGTGCAGTATCCACTGCCGGTTCTGCTTCAGGCGGCATCTGCCGCTTCCAGGA encodes the following:
- the groL gene encoding chaperonin GroEL (60 kDa chaperone family; promotes refolding of misfolded polypeptides especially under stressful conditions; forms two stacked rings of heptamers to form a barrel-shaped 14mer; ends can be capped by GroES; misfolded proteins enter the barrel where they are refolded when GroES binds); amino-acid sequence: MAKEIKYDAKAREAMLKGVQALADAVTVTLGPKGRNVVIDKSWGSPTVTKDGVTVAKEIDLEDKFENMGAQMVKEVSSKTSDMAGDGTTTATVLARAIYEEGQRLVVAGNNPMGIKRGIDKAVAKVIETLESFAKPTKDQNEIAQVGTISANNDETIGNIIAEAMDKVGKEGVITVEEAKSMDTTLDVVEGMQFDRGYLSPYFATDTEKMVAYLENPFVLICDKKVASMKDLLPVLEEIAKTGKPLVIVAEDVEGEALATLVVNKLRGTLNVAAVKAPGFGDRRKAMLEDIAILTGGQVVSEDIGIKLENITLQDLGQAKTITIDKDNTTIVDGAGAREALEGRVKQIRAQIDETSSDYDREKLQERLAKLVGGVAVINVGAATETEMKEKKARVEDALNATRAAVEEGIVPGGGVALVRCIPSLDSLDVDGEEKLGVNVIAKAIEWPLRKIADNAGVEGSVVINKVKEADGAFGYNARTDVYEDLIEAGVIDPKKVVRFALQNAASVASVMLTTEAMIAEKPEENAGGGMPGGMGGGMGGMGGGMPGMM
- a CDS encoding 30S ribosomal protein bS22; its protein translation is MGSVIKKRRKKMRKHKHRKLLAKTRHQRKKK
- a CDS encoding FmdB family zinc ribbon protein, encoding MPVYEYQCSGCGHIEEVFQKISESPLEVCPRCNGKLKKIISQSTFHLKGSGWYVTDYGGTKTGSTPNEQSSAKSEKSEKSEKSDSTSDSK
- the hflK gene encoding FtsH protease activity modulator HflK — protein: MNWDWEKLRENQKKYEQKQGGGGPGMPTPPQMDDLLNKFKEFKFSGIFFVGIIIIVVLIGVSTVFTVGRSEVGVIQRFGKYTRLAQPGLNFKMPAGIEKVTKVNVRQVETEEFGFKTYNGGGSYPSSVESSKQDASLMLTGDLNVAVVPWIVQYRRSDPKAYLFNVKDVRSLLKDMSEATMRMVVGDRSINEVISSRAEIANVAKEMLQKEMNNAQAGIGIVNIEMKKTNVPEPVQDSFNEVNQATQKKEQTIYKAREDYNKAIPLARGEAKRLIKDAEGYAIDRVNRAQGDATKFKAIYDEYAKAKDVTRKRMYLEAMLEILPKLENKYIIDSDQKNLLPFLNMGAKLSGQTLQKGE
- the hflC gene encoding protease modulator HflC, with the protein product MEGINKNMGRVSAVLLAVAVVAALVLYNSAYVIDETEQVVITQFGRIVGDAKKTPGLKFKVPFIQKVNYFPKNLLEWDGDPGQIPTKDKTYIWVDAFARWRISDPIVYFQTVKDEFSGLKRLDDIIDPAMRDLISSYSLVESVRNTDRPMDTFDAIQEQGAQDGEETPKRMVRYRVDLGRAEIARQIEKQAREKLTDFGIQVVDVKIKRINYIDSVRSSVYDRMIAERNQIAEKFRAEGEGEASNIRGEKERDLQVIRSQAYKQAQEIKGKADAKATRIYSAAYGQDPEFYAFVKSMELYEKTLEKDSTVILSTDSELMKYFKQSSD
- a CDS encoding tRNA1(Val) (adenine(37)-N6)-methyltransferase; this translates as MLQPTKGYRYSMDPFVLCSQVPPVCSGDRILDVGCGCGIIPVILGYCFPQSHITGVEIQNKLAEIALKNIINNKLAQTVSIINEDIKHINPESTNGPFDLILSNPPYKKQNTGRLNPDLQKAIARHEITINIQSLAAKAETLLRHKGRFMIIFPSERLIDIEQAVQATSIYPEWIRYIHTGQKKIPKRVIFSGRKNIAARRRILPPIYLSSENIANMDILSNCINP
- the groES gene encoding co-chaperone GroES, yielding MSFRPLSDRILVERVEENEKTKGGIIIPDTAKEKPAEGKVVATGNGRMGEDGKLLPMDVKVGDRVLFSKYGGTEVKVDGIDYLIMRQDDVLGVVD
- a CDS encoding DUF721 domain-containing protein, giving the protein MDKKAGTTHLTHISDILSKALSKYRPPQETEITRIWEIWDLAIGTSIAQNAKPDTFKNGQLQVIVSSSVWIHQLKFLEKEMIANLNARLNTPLITHLRFKIGEIHY